The genomic segment TCGGATTTGAAACCGACATCGACCTGGACGTGGTCGTCATCGATGGAGAGGATGCGGCCCTTGGTGACCTCCCCCTCCTTCATCTTCTTCTCGGAAGCCGAGAAGAGGTCGGCGAAGGATTCGCCTGTTGTTATTTCCTGAGTCATGTGAAGTGTCTTCACTCCTTGGTGGCCGCCACTGGGGCAGCCTGAATTTCCGGGATTTCGCCCCCGGATCGGGCGTTTTCGTCGCCGTCCGTCTTCCACTCGCTACGAGCGAGCAGATCACGGGCGGCAGACAACTGAGCGGAGACTGCTTCCAGATCTCCGGCTTCGATTCTTCGGGCAAGTTCGGCCAACTGCCGGCCTGCCTCTTCGAGGGGCGCGACCAGTGCCTTGCGATTGGTCACCAGGATGTCGGCCCACATCTCGGGCTCGCTGCGCGCGACCCGCGTGAAATCGCGAAAACCAGCGCCCTTCAAGGCAGCCGCTGACGTGCCGGCCGCATCGAGTGCCCGTGCATAGGCGAAGGCCACGACATGCGGGAGATGGCTGACCCATGCCACCTCGTCATCGTGGCAAGCCGGCTCCCGGCGTTCGATCCTCGCACCGAGCTCGGACCAGAAGGCAGCAAGCCGCGCTGCATCGGCTTCGTCGTCGGGGCCGCGGGGCGTCACCACGCAAGCAGCGCCCTCGAAGAGATCGGCTCGCGCAAAGTCGAGCCCGCTCGCGTGGCTTCCCGCCATCGGGTGGGAGCCCACATAACGCACGCCCGGGGGCAGCACGCCCGGCAACGTATCCGCAAGGATCCCCTTGACGCTGCCCACGTCCGTCACCAGGCAGCCGGGGGAAAGATGGGGGCCGAGAGCGCGCAGGGTCTCTTCCATGGCAAATACCGGCGTTGCCAGAATCACCAGATCCGCGTCCCGAACACCGGCCGCCGGATCGGTACCGGCCTCGTCACAGAAGCCTCGTTCGACGGCACGCGTCGCCATTTCCGAGCGGCGGCTGAGCCCGATGACCCGACGCACACTGCGGCGCTGGCGAGCGGCCGCA from the bacterium genome contains:
- a CDS encoding prephenate dehydrogenase/arogenate dehydrogenase family protein, yielding MSDFETLAVVGLGLLGGSVAAAARQRRSVRRVIGLSRRSEMATRAVERGFCDEAGTDPAAGVRDADLVILATPVFAMEETLRALGPHLSPGCLVTDVGSVKGILADTLPGVLPPGVRYVGSHPMAGSHASGLDFARADLFEGAACVVTPRGPDDEADAARLAAFWSELGARIERREPACHDDEVAWVSHLPHVVAFAYARALDAAGTSAAALKGAGFRDFTRVARSEPEMWADILVTNRKALVAPLEEAGRQLAELARRIEAGDLEAVSAQLSAARDLLARSEWKTDGDENARSGGEIPEIQAAPVAATKE